The following proteins are co-located in the Fluviicola sp. genome:
- a CDS encoding porin — MKTLVFTGFLLAALTGSAQSEPDTIIPNKQKGEPFNNADMSWANGSDRRTSNIWKNLKYFTPSVLVDVNYTYSFNNPNDNTVVGSTALARNNEFQLSALHFGGDLEYKGARARFMTQFGTRSTVIPRNDYSPYKGQYQLANIYRYVSEAYAGYHINRLHGINIDAGLFMSYIGLNSFYQAENWEYQASFTSDNTPWFFNGLRTQIYPNSQLKIEAWIINGWQSYGRFNAMPGFGGNLTWIPNDKLKLLTNDYYGTDAAGIKDRKRFHSDNSLLYKYFDRPNSKGISRMAFSLTADFGFEKGGGVNGLKDGDSIAGPAQYFASAMFYNRIWFFKNKFAWTIGGGVMTNPGRYLVLYPTGQASPLPNPNNPTQTEGAFPFSANPGDQFKGWDCSTNIDFMPNQSITFRVEFVYRASSVPYFAGRGGVTSQTGYATTPLDPNWKPDLVKHENRIIFALLFRI, encoded by the coding sequence ATGAAAACACTTGTTTTTACAGGCTTTTTATTGGCAGCCTTGACCGGTTCTGCGCAATCAGAACCCGATACCATTATTCCCAATAAACAAAAGGGAGAACCGTTCAACAATGCCGATATGAGCTGGGCCAACGGGAGTGATCGCCGGACTTCCAATATCTGGAAGAACCTGAAGTATTTTACTCCAAGCGTTTTAGTCGACGTGAATTATACCTATTCGTTCAATAACCCGAATGACAACACAGTAGTCGGATCGACAGCTTTGGCACGGAACAATGAATTTCAGCTTTCGGCACTTCATTTCGGAGGAGATCTCGAATACAAGGGAGCAAGAGCGCGCTTCATGACCCAGTTCGGTACACGTTCAACCGTCATTCCAAGAAATGATTACAGTCCGTATAAAGGCCAGTACCAATTGGCAAACATTTACCGCTATGTGAGCGAAGCTTATGCAGGGTATCACATCAACCGGCTTCACGGAATCAATATCGACGCCGGTTTATTCATGTCCTATATCGGTTTGAACTCCTTCTACCAGGCAGAAAACTGGGAATACCAGGCATCCTTTACATCGGATAATACGCCGTGGTTCTTCAACGGGTTGCGCACCCAGATCTATCCCAACAGCCAATTGAAAATAGAAGCCTGGATTATCAACGGCTGGCAAAGTTACGGACGTTTCAATGCAATGCCCGGTTTCGGGGGAAACCTGACCTGGATCCCGAACGACAAACTGAAATTGCTGACCAATGATTATTACGGAACGGATGCAGCCGGAATCAAGGACCGCAAGCGTTTCCACAGCGACAACAGCTTATTGTACAAATACTTCGACAGACCGAATTCGAAGGGGATTTCCAGGATGGCCTTTTCCCTGACAGCCGATTTCGGGTTTGAGAAAGGAGGAGGAGTAAACGGGTTGAAAGATGGAGACAGCATTGCCGGACCTGCGCAGTATTTTGCCAGTGCCATGTTTTACAACCGGATCTGGTTCTTTAAAAACAAGTTTGCCTGGACAATCGGAGGAGGAGTGATGACCAACCCCGGACGTTACCTGGTGCTGTACCCGACAGGGCAGGCGAGTCCGCTCCCGAATCCCAATAATCCGACACAAACGGAAGGTGCGTTTCCTTTTTCTGCAAATCCCGGAGATCAGTTTAAGGGATGGGATTGTTCTACAAACATTGATTTTATGCCGAACCAGAGTATTACTTTCCGGGTGGAGTTTGTTTACCGGGCTTCGAGTGTTCCTTATTTTGCGGGAAGAGGAGGTGTGACTTCCCAAACCGGTTATGCCACAACGCCTTTGGATCCTAACTGGAAACCTGACCTGGTGAAGCATGAAAACCGGATTATTTTTGCGCTGCTGTTCCGGATATAG
- a CDS encoding LLM class flavin-dependent oxidoreductase, translating into MKKIKYSVLDLSVITKDGNAATAIQRTVDLAQKAEELGYERVWLAEHHNMEFIASSATSVLIGHVASKTKSIRVGSGGIMLPNHAPLAIAEQFGTLETLYPSRIDLGLGRAPGTDQQTAMALRRGDLNTAYQFPNDVTALQTYFSEANKTAAVRAFPAEGLNIPIWILGSSTDSAYLAAEMGLPYAFASHFAPKQFKIAIQIYRTNFRPSQYLEKPYVLACVNGIAADSNEEAELLSMSLYQMFSGILTNSRKPLSPPIPNLLASWPQELLDAVQGMTACTFVGDKDTLIEQFSRFVEEHGVDELMITGNIFDNEKRLRSYEILSEVFNAINLS; encoded by the coding sequence ATGAAAAAGATCAAATATTCCGTCCTGGATTTATCCGTGATTACCAAGGACGGCAACGCAGCAACAGCCATTCAACGAACAGTAGATTTAGCACAAAAAGCAGAGGAATTGGGGTATGAACGCGTTTGGCTGGCAGAACACCACAACATGGAGTTCATTGCCAGTTCGGCAACTTCTGTATTGATCGGACACGTGGCTTCTAAAACCAAAAGCATTCGCGTGGGGTCGGGAGGAATTATGCTTCCTAACCATGCGCCCTTAGCCATTGCAGAACAATTCGGGACGCTGGAAACTTTGTATCCTTCACGGATTGACCTGGGATTGGGAAGAGCACCGGGGACGGATCAGCAAACGGCCATGGCTCTGAGAAGGGGAGATTTGAATACGGCTTATCAATTCCCCAACGATGTTACGGCGCTTCAAACATATTTCAGTGAAGCCAACAAAACAGCAGCTGTGCGCGCTTTTCCCGCCGAAGGGTTGAATATCCCGATCTGGATTCTGGGTTCCAGTACGGACAGCGCTTATTTAGCGGCGGAAATGGGATTGCCTTATGCATTTGCGTCGCATTTCGCCCCGAAACAATTCAAGATCGCTATACAGATTTACCGGACTAATTTCCGTCCGTCTCAATACCTGGAAAAGCCTTATGTGCTGGCCTGTGTAAACGGGATTGCAGCGGACAGCAACGAGGAAGCAGAATTGTTGTCGATGAGTTTGTACCAGATGTTTTCAGGTATTCTGACCAACTCGCGGAAACCTTTGTCGCCACCTATCCCGAATCTGCTGGCATCCTGGCCACAGGAATTACTGGATGCCGTACAGGGAATGACTGCTTGTACGTTTGTGGGCGATAAAGATACGCTGATTGAGCAATTCAGCCGCTTTGTTGAAGAGCATGGTGTGGATGAACTGATGATTACCGGGAATATTTTTGACAATGAAAAGCGGTTGAGGTCTTACGAAATCCTCTCAGAGGTTTTCAATGCGATCAACCTGTCTTAG
- a CDS encoding T9SS type A sorting domain-containing protein produces MKSPLQWLVVASVTMVSGISFSQTRYVSATGSDASNDCQTPGSPCGTIQHAYSQALADDTIKIAPGNYNLTSTLSLLQPVVITALDPSNRPVLTTTASDVISVGAANVTISHLQLNMGLTAANGLRGIVGTADYDGLNVHHNQFISTKAVSTGMVFGAYAVDLTAPVGDSYSVTLDNNTVATAGPVGYDIFGRGFGLGKGATDGPSGEVSNNTILAYYAMQAVRNTANLTVSDNILMGITMVNYPILGAQIHLNNNTFTGVAAALADNLYAILDIRAIEEGAVFVEGNTISNYTNIGLLSMASKNVNVSGNNFNPLTTANNFISLMANTKLMTNGVQGNTFSDEISIKGNTFNAGVAGTGKAIVFADHYGANTPAFANITIGGETVSDKNVFVASLGNYIVLDELSGASTSYPLWAPYTATTMVPFDQDVNAYAVYNTYNQADFASVDAKNYQQLNNPVLGTVNLSPAGNIRYVSATGSDDLNTCTLPGSPCLTLAHAISVAAIGDSVLVAPGNYAQTSILTITQHDLTLAAQDLNDKPVLTTNQSTMIDINAEGVHIDGFRLELGLTATTGKYGIISTSNTFDSLSLTNNEIVSTSPIIPYGMVWDAFAVRLNANTGENTSVNIQNNVIGEAVAGTNNIFGRGISLGSAIFDGPGGVIANNEIMAYYTVQAIRSQNELAVNNNDFAGIMMVNTPLSDIHVHNNNFDGQTPMSMDSLYALAELRSVENASVMLENNVFTNYTRIALLSEASKNVVVNANEFNPSTTATAFVSVMANTKLMTNGVQGNTYADEIEITANDFHAGTAGVGTAIVFADHYGANTPAFGTITIGGTTAAAKNTFDTDLGSFIALDELTGASTSFPLWAPYPATTMVPVSQDVVALAIENNYGLADFAAIEAKNHDELENAALGKVIIKAAGDNRYVANTGVDVSNDCTLPGNPCATIAQAISVAAVNDTVFVAGGAYPQTSVLNVNVDGLTILAQDITDKPVITTNQPTVFDIDGTDVSIYGMRMELGLTATTGKYGIVSTTSNFDGAVIQKNEIVSTSPVIPYGMVWDAFAIRLNAPASTSTFVAILDNTIGTATPAGNNIFGRGISLGSGSSDGPGGTVISNDVKAYYTIQAIRTNQDMNIANNNFSGIAMLNAPLTGTDIQFSSNDVDAVTPMTADSLYALIDVRAIENGTVSIVDNHLTNYTRIGLLSMASKNVSVINNQFTPEASAAAFTSVMANTKLMTNGVQGNTYSDEISLKGNTFDAGAANGGTAIVFADHYGVNTPAFAAVTIGGTAASEKNTFNASLGNYIVLDDKTGTSAAVSLWAPYSVTTMKPFTQDVEALYIHNTYNLPNVASVELKNTDSVDNTILGKVILAYTFLGLDEAVTVEAKLYPNPAISNLTIELTDNVAIAELTVVDLSGKVVYTSTITGSETIDVSNLTSGVYVVRLNNNGQVSSTRFVKK; encoded by the coding sequence ATGAAATCACCTTTACAATGGCTCGTAGTAGCCTCCGTCACGATGGTTTCCGGTATCAGCTTTTCTCAGACGCGTTATGTTTCCGCCACCGGATCAGATGCGTCTAATGACTGCCAAACTCCGGGAAGTCCATGTGGAACAATTCAACATGCGTATTCGCAGGCTTTGGCAGACGATACGATCAAAATTGCTCCGGGGAACTACAACCTTACTTCTACACTTAGTTTATTACAACCTGTAGTAATTACGGCTCTTGATCCGTCAAACAGACCCGTACTTACTACAACTGCATCTGATGTAATTTCTGTCGGAGCTGCGAATGTGACTATTTCGCATTTGCAACTGAACATGGGCCTTACTGCAGCAAACGGTTTGAGAGGTATTGTGGGAACGGCAGATTATGATGGGTTGAATGTACATCATAACCAGTTCATCTCTACCAAAGCCGTTTCTACCGGGATGGTTTTCGGTGCTTATGCTGTGGATTTAACCGCTCCGGTGGGAGATTCTTACAGTGTAACACTGGACAACAACACGGTTGCAACAGCCGGTCCGGTTGGTTACGATATCTTCGGAAGAGGATTCGGATTGGGGAAAGGTGCAACTGACGGCCCTTCAGGAGAAGTGTCAAACAACACGATCCTGGCGTATTATGCTATGCAGGCAGTGAGAAATACGGCTAACCTGACTGTTTCCGACAACATCCTGATGGGAATTACGATGGTCAATTACCCGATTCTCGGAGCGCAAATTCATTTGAATAATAACACATTTACAGGTGTTGCTGCTGCTTTGGCGGATAATTTATACGCGATCCTGGACATTCGTGCCATCGAAGAAGGCGCTGTATTCGTAGAGGGGAATACTATTTCCAACTACACGAATATCGGGTTGTTGAGCATGGCTTCCAAAAACGTAAACGTTTCCGGGAACAACTTCAATCCTTTAACTACGGCAAACAACTTCATTTCATTAATGGCGAACACGAAATTAATGACAAACGGAGTTCAGGGAAACACCTTCAGCGATGAAATCTCCATCAAAGGAAATACCTTCAATGCCGGTGTTGCAGGAACCGGAAAAGCAATCGTTTTTGCGGATCATTACGGAGCAAACACCCCGGCATTCGCAAACATCACCATCGGTGGTGAAACGGTTTCCGATAAGAATGTTTTTGTAGCTTCACTGGGGAATTACATTGTCCTGGACGAATTGTCAGGAGCAAGTACTTCTTACCCGTTATGGGCTCCATATACGGCAACAACCATGGTTCCGTTTGACCAGGACGTAAATGCCTATGCGGTTTACAATACTTACAACCAGGCCGATTTTGCTTCCGTAGATGCCAAGAACTACCAGCAATTAAACAATCCGGTACTGGGAACCGTGAACTTATCACCGGCAGGAAATATCCGCTATGTTTCCGCAACAGGATCCGATGATTTGAATACCTGTACACTTCCGGGAAGCCCGTGTTTGACTCTTGCACATGCTATTTCCGTAGCAGCAATCGGAGACTCCGTTTTGGTTGCCCCGGGTAACTACGCGCAAACAAGTATCCTGACGATTACCCAGCATGATTTAACACTTGCTGCACAAGACCTGAATGATAAGCCTGTTTTGACAACGAATCAATCTACAATGATCGATATCAATGCGGAGGGTGTGCACATCGACGGATTCCGCCTGGAATTAGGTTTGACCGCAACAACCGGGAAATATGGAATCATTTCCACTTCCAATACATTTGACAGCCTGAGCCTGACTAACAATGAGATCGTTTCTACTTCCCCGATTATTCCTTATGGAATGGTTTGGGATGCGTTTGCAGTTCGTTTGAATGCGAATACCGGTGAGAATACCAGTGTAAACATCCAGAATAACGTAATCGGAGAAGCGGTTGCAGGAACAAACAACATCTTTGGGCGTGGAATCAGCCTCGGTTCTGCCATTTTTGACGGTCCGGGCGGAGTGATCGCGAACAACGAGATCATGGCATACTATACGGTTCAGGCTATCCGTTCTCAAAACGAACTGGCAGTGAACAACAATGATTTTGCAGGAATCATGATGGTGAATACACCATTGTCTGACATTCACGTACACAATAACAACTTTGACGGCCAGACACCGATGTCAATGGACAGTTTGTATGCATTGGCAGAATTGCGTTCCGTAGAGAATGCATCTGTTATGCTGGAGAACAACGTATTTACAAACTACACCCGCATTGCTTTGTTGAGCGAAGCGTCAAAAAATGTGGTGGTAAACGCCAATGAATTCAACCCGAGTACAACTGCAACAGCTTTCGTTTCCGTAATGGCAAACACGAAGTTGATGACGAATGGTGTTCAGGGCAATACATACGCTGATGAGATCGAGATTACAGCAAACGACTTTCATGCAGGTACAGCGGGGGTTGGAACAGCAATCGTTTTCGCGGACCACTACGGAGCAAATACTCCGGCATTCGGAACAATTACCATCGGAGGAACAACAGCAGCGGCGAAAAATACTTTTGATACAGATTTGGGATCATTCATCGCTTTGGATGAATTGACAGGAGCCAGTACTTCTTTCCCGTTATGGGCTCCGTACCCGGCTACAACGATGGTTCCTGTATCCCAGGATGTTGTTGCATTGGCAATTGAGAACAACTATGGGTTGGCTGATTTCGCAGCAATCGAAGCAAAAAACCACGACGAACTGGAAAATGCAGCTTTGGGTAAAGTGATCATTAAAGCAGCAGGAGACAACCGTTACGTTGCAAATACAGGAGTTGACGTTTCAAACGACTGTACATTGCCCGGAAATCCATGTGCTACTATTGCACAAGCCATTTCAGTTGCGGCAGTGAATGACACCGTTTTCGTAGCAGGCGGTGCATATCCACAAACAAGCGTACTAAACGTGAATGTGGACGGATTGACTATTCTTGCACAGGACATTACAGACAAGCCGGTAATCACCACCAATCAACCAACCGTATTTGATATAGACGGAACAGATGTTTCCATTTACGGAATGAGAATGGAACTGGGATTAACTGCAACAACCGGGAAATACGGGATCGTTTCCACGACATCCAATTTCGATGGTGCTGTGATCCAAAAAAACGAGATCGTTTCCACTTCCCCGGTTATTCCTTACGGAATGGTTTGGGATGCGTTTGCAATCCGTTTGAATGCCCCGGCTTCCACATCTACTTTTGTGGCTATTTTGGATAATACCATCGGAACAGCTACACCGGCAGGAAACAACATCTTCGGTCGGGGAATCAGTCTTGGTTCCGGTTCTTCAGATGGTCCGGGCGGAACAGTGATCAGCAACGACGTAAAAGCATATTATACAATCCAGGCGATCCGCACCAACCAGGATATGAACATCGCGAACAACAACTTCAGCGGTATTGCCATGTTGAATGCACCATTGACAGGAACAGATATCCAATTCAGTTCAAACGATGTAGATGCAGTAACTCCGATGACAGCAGACAGCCTTTACGCTTTAATAGATGTTCGTGCTATTGAGAACGGAACAGTTTCGATCGTTGATAACCATTTGACAAACTATACACGTATCGGTTTATTGAGCATGGCTTCCAAAAATGTAAGCGTTATAAACAACCAGTTCACTCCTGAAGCTTCCGCTGCTGCGTTTACATCGGTAATGGCAAACACCAAACTGATGACAAACGGAGTACAGGGAAATACTTATTCCGATGAGATTTCTCTTAAAGGAAATACTTTTGATGCAGGTGCAGCAAACGGAGGAACAGCAATTGTTTTTGCAGATCATTACGGGGTAAATACTCCTGCATTTGCAGCTGTTACAATCGGTGGAACGGCAGCGTCTGAGAAAAACACCTTCAACGCATCTTTAGGAAACTACATCGTATTGGATGATAAAACAGGAACAAGTGCAGCCGTTTCTTTATGGGCACCTTATTCCGTGACTACAATGAAGCCATTCACGCAGGATGTTGAAGCATTGTACATCCACAACACTTACAACCTTCCGAACGTAGCATCTGTTGAATTGAAAAATACCGATTCAGTAGACAACACGATTTTAGGAAAAGTGATTTTGGCTTATACCTTCTTAGGATTGGATGAAGCAGTAACTGTTGAAGCAAAACTTTACCCGAACCCGGCAATCAGTAACTTGACAATCGAGTTGACAGATAACGTTGCAATTGCAGAACTAACCGTGGTTGATTTGTCAGGGAAGGTGGTTTACACTTCTACGATCACTGGTTCTGAAACTATCGATGTCAGCAACCTGACTTCCGGAGTTTATGTGGTTCGTTTGAACAATAACGGACAGGTTTCAAGCACACGATTCGTGAAGAAGTAA
- a CDS encoding nidogen-like domain-containing protein: MKRFILFIALSSPVAFGQTTVIIPQETYNQMKANGALDPSVTYQLTSNTTDPVVHYSGSPEKNGVCNCMVPLDSTFILAMQPNDDYYSNLISLPFTFDFYGNTYNSLYINNNGNISFLAQYPTFTANPFPDAQYNMIAPFWGDVDTRDSLMMGGSNGNVWYKMTPNALVVVWDQVGYYNVHGDKRNTFQLVISDGTDPLIPIGNNVSFCYGDMQWTTGDASSGINGFGGVPATVGVNYGNGIDYFQVGTFDQPGTGFDGPYNAPDEVDFLDNMEMYFNVAGASSSNTPPMVIAAGICDTIDVYSGDTLKSIHTADFTVMVATPEINQSLQVDVTCPDYPNAIAVTQTPIGNEFVTVDITFDATLVPSGMYNVLITATDNGVPAATTVKSIPIHVQLDESLGLKEFENTFSVYPNPAFDKLNIQLNNGKQASVEMIDLLGNTVYSGEVGATKSIDIAHLNAGVYLVKVTMDNQVSSTRFVKN, encoded by the coding sequence ATGAAAAGATTCATACTATTCATTGCCTTGAGTTCACCTGTTGCGTTCGGTCAAACCACGGTGATTATTCCGCAGGAAACCTACAACCAGATGAAAGCGAACGGAGCATTGGATCCTTCGGTGACTTACCAGCTCACTTCCAATACAACCGATCCGGTGGTTCATTATTCCGGAAGCCCGGAGAAAAACGGAGTTTGTAACTGCATGGTGCCGCTGGACAGCACCTTTATCCTTGCCATGCAGCCGAATGACGATTACTATTCCAACCTGATCTCGCTTCCGTTTACCTTTGATTTCTACGGAAACACTTATAATTCCCTGTACATCAATAATAACGGGAATATTTCCTTCCTGGCGCAGTACCCGACATTTACAGCAAATCCTTTCCCGGATGCACAATACAACATGATTGCGCCTTTCTGGGGAGATGTGGATACCCGTGATTCTTTGATGATGGGAGGAAGTAACGGAAATGTGTGGTACAAAATGACACCGAATGCGCTGGTGGTTGTCTGGGACCAGGTAGGATACTACAATGTGCACGGAGATAAAAGAAATACTTTCCAGCTGGTTATTTCGGATGGAACCGACCCGTTGATCCCGATCGGCAACAACGTTTCTTTCTGTTACGGAGATATGCAATGGACAACCGGTGATGCATCCAGTGGAATCAATGGATTCGGAGGTGTTCCGGCTACGGTAGGAGTGAATTACGGAAACGGGATCGATTACTTCCAGGTAGGAACATTCGATCAGCCGGGAACAGGCTTCGACGGGCCATACAATGCTCCTGACGAGGTTGATTTCCTGGATAACATGGAAATGTATTTCAATGTAGCGGGAGCAAGTTCTTCCAATACGCCTCCGATGGTGATTGCAGCAGGGATTTGTGATACGATCGATGTGTATTCCGGAGATACGCTGAAATCCATCCACACCGCAGATTTCACTGTGATGGTAGCAACTCCGGAGATCAACCAGTCATTACAGGTGGATGTTACCTGTCCGGATTACCCGAACGCAATCGCGGTAACACAAACACCGATCGGGAATGAATTTGTAACGGTTGACATTACATTTGATGCAACTTTGGTTCCCTCGGGAATGTATAACGTTCTAATCACTGCAACGGACAACGGTGTGCCGGCAGCTACAACCGTGAAATCCATTCCTATCCACGTTCAGCTGGACGAGTCACTTGGCCTGAAGGAGTTTGAGAATACGTTCTCTGTTTACCCGAATCCGGCATTTGACAAGCTGAATATTCAGTTGAATAACGGCAAACAGGCATCTGTAGAGATGATCGACTTGTTGGGAAATACCGTTTATTCAGGAGAAGTGGGTGCTACCAAATCCATCGACATTGCACATTTGAATGCAGGAGTTTATTTGGTGAAAGTAACCATGGATAACCAGGTTTCAAGCACGCGTTTCGTGAAGAATTAA